A window of the Trichoplusia ni isolate ovarian cell line Hi5 chromosome 4, tn1, whole genome shotgun sequence genome harbors these coding sequences:
- the LOC113492901 gene encoding uncharacterized protein LOC113492901 isoform X3, producing the protein MDSITSEEGGEIENVDAIKKFIEAQEKEIQVQKLVDLKSNKDRDVTVSNRPSQEETASVCSSVIDMVINESELEIARKSDDKSKDSFSPSEKGCGSMSLSVGSKVEAKDFSEDWHPAEIIEVDYDDMEVLVHYEHDKKRPDEWISVSSPRLRPLSYSSTASSSTTTVLPGPSSEDSLTDSIPIANLKEDAKELKLLNDKEKLNFLVGERCLARWRDNRRFVATVLKDLGDGKYEIIFDDGCHWTCNTSRLYKLRSKKSIATAALVSPSPFASGPSTANPQYPAFHTHLFDPTRDYLGSKSERREMKRKLNIKEIFNIGQKRSRKQKTPNESTQKSVERKPRTIKKRIKLKLKSESKLEAKTDLPAIDAVASIIGTLHQEEPEKIEPIVVDEVKPEITEENKKEHEVKDTAVVVKEDPISEPDKNEDLIELEDLKVDWKDPVLEEEVVLEQFEIPDDNKHEEVIDRIKEVINKLEDGINQAEKTSSPKPEPKEEVTAPPAPAEQEPEPVKTEVKEVQTNTENIEKPEKDKSKKLSKVKKGKKLKLLREKKVKIQVEKVRNELEMMKKQVSEMRKQMLTNQRRYNKRAVGTELPESFMLPGEWCCRWVNGQPVGTVSEIECEVKPPNDATGKPPLPRRSVQVEDKRLPEGWTKHMVRRSFGHSAGKWDVVLISPDNRRFHTKNEVRTYLDNNPGLNLEEYSYALTDFGVHLKLSRRMGWISYTPDGTAEGPASPLPAGTLSSTSPLVKRKKLSLRKEAKSKKKPKQEKINLPRTDVLQMENVVPSPVAASSVDDSSTSVDTTVDVPPLEDGYVFVGSLKVQIIDNLLRCPAENCFKNFRNNTLLQMHIKHYHRELKKMMGATPKVLDLAYARTMPVTVETPTRARDDKIIRVKIPRPPKREEPKPEVKEIVHELKVDTTVHSPVREPENIPPIPKSQDSPKLRQALINKPVKRPKVLLPVRRPDPDPIIPDSIIEEMAFEDKMSMESPSGFASLQGTLDFESAISTHTVTKPVLDKKRKGEKKKKTFAFAPKLPVSEEDEWSGINSDLETRSSFPRSETPDKFDTKPLTLQDTVEEPKPPTNQYMYNENGERIKLVRMKREEIINCHCGFREEDGLMVQCELCLCWQHALCHNIQRESEVPEKYTCSICLNPRRGRRSLRFVHSQERMFEGSLAGARPCETLRRSHELAGNLLRLQDALHALRVKYYVATKKDHPKLYLWAEDWEKAEIQYTQEKLNSDYSDLNIVINSVDKENLPVKQADVKDTLQSEDHDQDRYMQRDSAMGSQALLSSLMSSPGAESLDLPISTSELERLAKSVQEQEVQRAPITAPEPEAAIENSVCRERLLKHVQRCQALIDARLESIEAQVAELESQSPSLEDDETAEFFPRTKQTIQMLMRDLETMEELGVIT; encoded by the exons ATGGATTCAATAACATCGGAAGAAGGGGGtgaaattgaaaatgtggatgctattaagaaatttattgaGGCACAAGAAAAAGAGATCCAAGTTCAGAAATTGGTTGATTTAAAGTCTAATAAGGACAGGGATGTCACTGTCAGTAATAGGCCAAGCCAGGAAGAAACTGCTTCTGTGTGTAGTAGTGTCATTGACATGGTAATAAACGAGTCGGAATTGGAAATTGCAAGGAAAAGCGATGACAAAAGCAAAGATAGTTTCAGTCCTTCAGAAAAAG gatGCGGCAGTATGTCGCTGTCCGTCGGTTCTAAAGTTGAAGCCAAGGACTTTAGCGAAGACTGGCATCCTGCCGAGATTATCGAGGTAGACTATGATGACATGGAGGTGCTCGTACATTATGAACATGATAAAAAGAG acccGACGAATGGATAAGCGTTAGCAGTCCGCGTCTGCGACCACTCAGCTACTCCTCGACAGCTAGTAGCAGCACGACAACTGTCCTGCCCGGTCCTAGCTCCGAAGACAGTCTGACAGACTCTATACCTATCGCCAACCTGAAGGAAGACGCCAAGGAGCTGAAGTTGTTGAACGATAAAGAGAAGTTGAACTTCCTAGTTGGTGAGAGATGCCTCGCTAGGTGGCGCGATAATAGGCGGTTTGTAGCGACTGTGCTAAAGGATTTGGGTGACG gtaaatacgaaataatatttgatgatgGGTGCCATTGGACGTGCAATACGTCTAGACTTTACAAACTGCGGTCGAAAAAAAGCATTGCTACTGCCGCTCTAGTGTCCCCAAGCCCATTCGCATCAGGGCCTAGTACTGCTAACCCACAGTACCCAGCTTTCCACACACACTTGTTCGACCCTACAAGGGACTACTTAGGCTCAAAAAGCGAACGCCGCGAAATGAAACGTAAGCTTaacataaaagaaatatttaatataggaCAGAAACGTTCAAGGAAACAGAAAACTCCAAATGAAAGTACCCAAAAAAGTGTGGAAAGGAAACCTAGGACTATCAAGAAGAGAATTAAGTTGAAACTTAAGAGTGAATCTAAATTGGAGGCTAAGACTGATCTGCCTG CCATAGATGCGGTGGCGTCTATCATTGGTACTCTTCACCAAGAAGAACCGGAGAAGATTGAACCAATAGTTGTCGATGAGGTGAAGCCTGAAATAACCGAAGAAAATAAGAAAGAACACGAAGTTAAAGACACTGCTGTCGTCGTTAAAGAAGATCCAATCTCTGAACCTGACAAAAATGAAGATCTTATTGAACTGGAGGACCTCAAAGTTGACTGGAAGGATCCG GTTTTAGAAGAAGAGGTCGTGCTTGAACAATTCGAAATACCAGACGACAATAAGCACGAGGAAGTAATTGACAGAATCAAAGAAGTCATCAACAAACTAGAGGACGGCATCAACCAAGCCGAGAAGACCAGCTCACCTAAACCCGAACCAAAAGAAGAAGTTACAGCTCCACCGGCACCAGCAGAACAGGAACCCGAACCGGTCAAAACCGAAGTCAAAGAAGTTCAAACAAACACTGAGAACATAGAAAAACCAGAAAAGGACAAATCAAAGAAGCTGTCTAAAGTGAAAAAGGGTAAAAAGCTCAAACTACTTCGCGAGAAGAAAGTCAAAATACAGGTGGAGAAGGTACGAAACGAGTTGGAAATGATGAAGAAGCAGGTTAGCGAGATGCGCAAGCAGATGCTGACGAACCAGCGGAGATATAATAAGAGGGCGGTGGGGACCGAGTTGCCGGAGAGCTTCATGCTGCCCGGCGAGTGGTGCTGCCGCTGGGTGAACGGCCAGCCCGTGGGGACCGTCAGCGAGATCGAGTGCGAGGTCAAGCCGCCCAACGACGCTACTGGGAAACCGCCGCTACCTAGGAGGAGTGTGCAG GTGGAAGACAAAAGACTACCCGAGGGTTGGACCAAACACATGGTGCGTAGAAGTTTTGGACATTCCGCGGGCAAGTGGGATGTGGTGCTGATCAG CCCTGACAACCGACGGTTCCACACTAAGAACGAAGTGCGAACATACTTAGACAACAACCCTGGTTTGAACCTTGAAGAGTACAGCTACGCGTTAACTGACTTTGGAGTCCACTTGAAGTTGTCCAGGCGTATGGGCTGGATATCATACACGCCGGATGGGACGGCTGAAGGGCCGGCGTCGCCGCTACCGGCTGGTACATTAAGCAGTACCTCCCCGCTGGTGAAACGCAAGAAACTCAGCCTTAGGAAGGAAGCTAAGTCCAAGAAGAAACCGAAACAAGAGAAGATTAATCTACCACGTACGGAT GTCCTGCAAATGGAAAACGTTGTGCCTTCGCCAGTCGCCGCTAGTAGTGTTGATGACAGCAGTACCTCTGTTGACACTACCGTCGATGTTCCACCTTTGGAAGACGGATATG TATTTGTGGGGTCACTAAAAGTACAAATAATCGATAACTTACTTCGATGTCCCGCTGAGAACTGCTTTAAGAATTTCCGAAACAACACCCTTTTACAAATGCATATCAAGCACTACCATCGTGAACTGAAAAAGATGATGGGAGCTACTCCCAAAGTGTTGGACCTCGCATACGCTAGGACCATGCCGGTCACAGTTGAAACACCGACCCGTGCCAGGGACGATAAGATTATCAGAGTCAAGATACCAAGACCACCGAAACGAGAGGAACCCAAACCTGAAGTTAAAGAAATCGTTCACGAACTTAAAGTTGACACTACAGTACATTCCCCTGTTAGAGAACCTGAAAACATTCCCCCCATCCCAAAGAGCCAGGACTCGCCTAAGCTGCGCCAGGCCTTGATCAACAAACCTGTGAAGAGACCCAAAGTTCTGCTGCCAGTGCGACGCCCCGACCCTGATCCGATTATACCTGACTCCATAATCGAAGAAATGGCCTTTGAGGACAAGATGTCGATGGAGTCTCCATCAGGTTTCGCCTCTTTACAAGGTACATTGGACTTCGAAAGTGCGATATCTACGCACACTGTGACCAAGCCTGTATTGGACAAAAAGCGCAAGGgtgaaaagaagaagaagacatttGCGTTTGCACCTAAGTTGCCTGTGAGTGAAGAGGACGAGTGGAGCGGTATCAATTCTGATCTGGAAACGAGGTCCAGCTTCCCGCGGTCTGAGACCCCGGACAAGTTTGACACAAAGCCTTTGACTCTACAAGACACTGTGGAAGAGCCAAAGCCGCCGACTAACCAGTACATGTATAATGAAA ACGGCGAGCGTATCAAGCTGGTGCGCATGAAACGCGAGGAGATCATCAACTGTCACTGCGGCTTCCGCGAGGAGGACGGACTCATGGTGCAGTGCGAGCTGTGTCTGTGCTGGCAACACGCGCTCTGCCACAACATACAGCGCGAGAGCGAG GTGCCAGAGAAGTACACGTGCAGCATCTGCCTGAACCCCCGGCGCGGGCGTCGCTCGCTGCGCTTCGTGCACTCGCAGGAGCGCATGTTCGAGGGCTCGCTGGCGGGCGCGCGGCCCTGCGAGACGCTGCGCCGCTCGCACGAGCTGGCCGGCAACCTGCTGCGCCTGCAGGACGCCTTGCATGCGCTCCGGGTCAAGTACTACGTCGCCAC CAAAAAAGATCATCCAAAACTGTACCTGTGGGCTGAAGACTGGGAGAAAGCTGAGATTCAATACACTCAGGAGAAGTTAAACTCAGACTACTCTGATCTGAACATTGTGATCAACAGTGTGGATAAAGAGAACCTGCCCGTCAAACAGGCTGATGTTAAGGACACATTGCAGTCGGAAGATCACGACCAAGACAG GTACATGCAAAGGGATAGTGCAATGGGCTCTCAGGCATTGCTGAGCAGCCTCATGTCAAGCCCAGGTGCAGAATCCTTGGATCTTCCTATAAGCACTTCGGAGTTGGAGAGGCTCGCCAAATCTGTACAAG AGCAAGAAGTCCAGAGGGCGCCTATAACGGCCCCGGAACCCGAAGCAGCAATAGAGAACAGCGTGTGTCGAGAGCGGTTGCTGAAACACGTGCAGCGATGTCAAGCGCTCATTGATGCCAGGCTTGAGTCCATTGAGGCACAGGTCGCAG AACTAGAATCTCAAAGCCCATCTCTCGAGGATGACGAGACAGCAGAGTTCTTCCCGCGCACGAA
- the LOC113492901 gene encoding uncharacterized protein LOC113492901 isoform X4: MSYSYNTRNKLLRSAKRPDEWISVSSPRLRPLSYSSTASSSTTTVLPGPSSEDSLTDSIPIANLKEDAKELKLLNDKEKLNFLVGERCLARWRDNRRFVATVLKDLGDGKYEIIFDDGCHWTCNTSRLYKLRSKKSIATAALVSPSPFASGPSTANPQYPAFHTHLFDPTRDYLGSKSERREMKRKLNIKEIFNIGQKRSRKQKTPNESTQKSVERKPRTIKKRIKLKLKSESKLEAKTDLPAIDAVASIIGTLHQEEPEKIEPIVVDEVKPEITEENKKEHEVKDTAVVVKEDPISEPDKNEDLIELEDLKVDWKDPVLEEEVVLEQFEIPDDNKHEEVIDRIKEVINKLEDGINQAEKTSSPKPEPKEEVTAPPAPAEQEPEPVKTEVKEVQTNTENIEKPEKDKSKKLSKVKKGKKLKLLREKKVKIQVEKVRNELEMMKKQVSEMRKQMLTNQRRYNKRAVGTELPESFMLPGEWCCRWVNGQPVGTVSEIECEVKPPNDATGKPPLPRRSVQVEDKRLPEGWTKHMVRRSFGHSAGKWDVVLISPDNRRFHTKNEVRTYLDNNPGLNLEEYSYALTDFGVHLKLSRRMGWISYTPDGTAEGPASPLPAGTLSSTSPLVKRKKLSLRKEAKSKKKPKQEKINLPRTDVLQMENVVPSPVAASSVDDSSTSVDTTVDVPPLEDGYVFVGSLKVQIIDNLLRCPAENCFKNFRNNTLLQMHIKHYHRELKKMMGATPKVLDLAYARTMPVTVETPTRARDDKIIRVKIPRPPKREEPKPEVKEIVHELKVDTTVHSPVREPENIPPIPKSQDSPKLRQALINKPVKRPKVLLPVRRPDPDPIIPDSIIEEMAFEDKMSMESPSGFASLQGTLDFESAISTHTVTKPVLDKKRKGEKKKKTFAFAPKLPVSEEDEWSGINSDLETRSSFPRSETPDKFDTKPLTLQDTVEEPKPPTNQYMYNENGERIKLVRMKREEIINCHCGFREEDGLMVQCELCLCWQHALCHNIQRESEVPEKYTCSICLNPRRGRRSLRFVHSQERMFEGSLAGARPCETLRRSHELAGNLLRLQDALHALRVKYYVATKKDHPKLYLWAEDWEKAEIQYTQEKLNSDYSDLNIVINSVDKENLPVKQADVKDTLQSEDHDQDRYMQRDSAMGSQALLSSLMSSPGAESLDLPISTSELERLAKSVQEQEVQRAPITAPEPEAAIENSVCRERLLKHVQRCQALIDARLESIEAQVAELESQSPSLEDDETAEFFPRTKQTIQMLMRDLETMEELGVIT; this comes from the exons atgtcttattCATATAATACGCGTAATAAATTGTTACGTAGTGCGAAAAG acccGACGAATGGATAAGCGTTAGCAGTCCGCGTCTGCGACCACTCAGCTACTCCTCGACAGCTAGTAGCAGCACGACAACTGTCCTGCCCGGTCCTAGCTCCGAAGACAGTCTGACAGACTCTATACCTATCGCCAACCTGAAGGAAGACGCCAAGGAGCTGAAGTTGTTGAACGATAAAGAGAAGTTGAACTTCCTAGTTGGTGAGAGATGCCTCGCTAGGTGGCGCGATAATAGGCGGTTTGTAGCGACTGTGCTAAAGGATTTGGGTGACG gtaaatacgaaataatatttgatgatgGGTGCCATTGGACGTGCAATACGTCTAGACTTTACAAACTGCGGTCGAAAAAAAGCATTGCTACTGCCGCTCTAGTGTCCCCAAGCCCATTCGCATCAGGGCCTAGTACTGCTAACCCACAGTACCCAGCTTTCCACACACACTTGTTCGACCCTACAAGGGACTACTTAGGCTCAAAAAGCGAACGCCGCGAAATGAAACGTAAGCTTaacataaaagaaatatttaatataggaCAGAAACGTTCAAGGAAACAGAAAACTCCAAATGAAAGTACCCAAAAAAGTGTGGAAAGGAAACCTAGGACTATCAAGAAGAGAATTAAGTTGAAACTTAAGAGTGAATCTAAATTGGAGGCTAAGACTGATCTGCCTG CCATAGATGCGGTGGCGTCTATCATTGGTACTCTTCACCAAGAAGAACCGGAGAAGATTGAACCAATAGTTGTCGATGAGGTGAAGCCTGAAATAACCGAAGAAAATAAGAAAGAACACGAAGTTAAAGACACTGCTGTCGTCGTTAAAGAAGATCCAATCTCTGAACCTGACAAAAATGAAGATCTTATTGAACTGGAGGACCTCAAAGTTGACTGGAAGGATCCG GTTTTAGAAGAAGAGGTCGTGCTTGAACAATTCGAAATACCAGACGACAATAAGCACGAGGAAGTAATTGACAGAATCAAAGAAGTCATCAACAAACTAGAGGACGGCATCAACCAAGCCGAGAAGACCAGCTCACCTAAACCCGAACCAAAAGAAGAAGTTACAGCTCCACCGGCACCAGCAGAACAGGAACCCGAACCGGTCAAAACCGAAGTCAAAGAAGTTCAAACAAACACTGAGAACATAGAAAAACCAGAAAAGGACAAATCAAAGAAGCTGTCTAAAGTGAAAAAGGGTAAAAAGCTCAAACTACTTCGCGAGAAGAAAGTCAAAATACAGGTGGAGAAGGTACGAAACGAGTTGGAAATGATGAAGAAGCAGGTTAGCGAGATGCGCAAGCAGATGCTGACGAACCAGCGGAGATATAATAAGAGGGCGGTGGGGACCGAGTTGCCGGAGAGCTTCATGCTGCCCGGCGAGTGGTGCTGCCGCTGGGTGAACGGCCAGCCCGTGGGGACCGTCAGCGAGATCGAGTGCGAGGTCAAGCCGCCCAACGACGCTACTGGGAAACCGCCGCTACCTAGGAGGAGTGTGCAG GTGGAAGACAAAAGACTACCCGAGGGTTGGACCAAACACATGGTGCGTAGAAGTTTTGGACATTCCGCGGGCAAGTGGGATGTGGTGCTGATCAG CCCTGACAACCGACGGTTCCACACTAAGAACGAAGTGCGAACATACTTAGACAACAACCCTGGTTTGAACCTTGAAGAGTACAGCTACGCGTTAACTGACTTTGGAGTCCACTTGAAGTTGTCCAGGCGTATGGGCTGGATATCATACACGCCGGATGGGACGGCTGAAGGGCCGGCGTCGCCGCTACCGGCTGGTACATTAAGCAGTACCTCCCCGCTGGTGAAACGCAAGAAACTCAGCCTTAGGAAGGAAGCTAAGTCCAAGAAGAAACCGAAACAAGAGAAGATTAATCTACCACGTACGGAT GTCCTGCAAATGGAAAACGTTGTGCCTTCGCCAGTCGCCGCTAGTAGTGTTGATGACAGCAGTACCTCTGTTGACACTACCGTCGATGTTCCACCTTTGGAAGACGGATATG TATTTGTGGGGTCACTAAAAGTACAAATAATCGATAACTTACTTCGATGTCCCGCTGAGAACTGCTTTAAGAATTTCCGAAACAACACCCTTTTACAAATGCATATCAAGCACTACCATCGTGAACTGAAAAAGATGATGGGAGCTACTCCCAAAGTGTTGGACCTCGCATACGCTAGGACCATGCCGGTCACAGTTGAAACACCGACCCGTGCCAGGGACGATAAGATTATCAGAGTCAAGATACCAAGACCACCGAAACGAGAGGAACCCAAACCTGAAGTTAAAGAAATCGTTCACGAACTTAAAGTTGACACTACAGTACATTCCCCTGTTAGAGAACCTGAAAACATTCCCCCCATCCCAAAGAGCCAGGACTCGCCTAAGCTGCGCCAGGCCTTGATCAACAAACCTGTGAAGAGACCCAAAGTTCTGCTGCCAGTGCGACGCCCCGACCCTGATCCGATTATACCTGACTCCATAATCGAAGAAATGGCCTTTGAGGACAAGATGTCGATGGAGTCTCCATCAGGTTTCGCCTCTTTACAAGGTACATTGGACTTCGAAAGTGCGATATCTACGCACACTGTGACCAAGCCTGTATTGGACAAAAAGCGCAAGGgtgaaaagaagaagaagacatttGCGTTTGCACCTAAGTTGCCTGTGAGTGAAGAGGACGAGTGGAGCGGTATCAATTCTGATCTGGAAACGAGGTCCAGCTTCCCGCGGTCTGAGACCCCGGACAAGTTTGACACAAAGCCTTTGACTCTACAAGACACTGTGGAAGAGCCAAAGCCGCCGACTAACCAGTACATGTATAATGAAA ACGGCGAGCGTATCAAGCTGGTGCGCATGAAACGCGAGGAGATCATCAACTGTCACTGCGGCTTCCGCGAGGAGGACGGACTCATGGTGCAGTGCGAGCTGTGTCTGTGCTGGCAACACGCGCTCTGCCACAACATACAGCGCGAGAGCGAG GTGCCAGAGAAGTACACGTGCAGCATCTGCCTGAACCCCCGGCGCGGGCGTCGCTCGCTGCGCTTCGTGCACTCGCAGGAGCGCATGTTCGAGGGCTCGCTGGCGGGCGCGCGGCCCTGCGAGACGCTGCGCCGCTCGCACGAGCTGGCCGGCAACCTGCTGCGCCTGCAGGACGCCTTGCATGCGCTCCGGGTCAAGTACTACGTCGCCAC CAAAAAAGATCATCCAAAACTGTACCTGTGGGCTGAAGACTGGGAGAAAGCTGAGATTCAATACACTCAGGAGAAGTTAAACTCAGACTACTCTGATCTGAACATTGTGATCAACAGTGTGGATAAAGAGAACCTGCCCGTCAAACAGGCTGATGTTAAGGACACATTGCAGTCGGAAGATCACGACCAAGACAG GTACATGCAAAGGGATAGTGCAATGGGCTCTCAGGCATTGCTGAGCAGCCTCATGTCAAGCCCAGGTGCAGAATCCTTGGATCTTCCTATAAGCACTTCGGAGTTGGAGAGGCTCGCCAAATCTGTACAAG AGCAAGAAGTCCAGAGGGCGCCTATAACGGCCCCGGAACCCGAAGCAGCAATAGAGAACAGCGTGTGTCGAGAGCGGTTGCTGAAACACGTGCAGCGATGTCAAGCGCTCATTGATGCCAGGCTTGAGTCCATTGAGGCACAGGTCGCAG AACTAGAATCTCAAAGCCCATCTCTCGAGGATGACGAGACAGCAGAGTTCTTCCCGCGCACGAA